The following are from one region of the Methanomassiliicoccales archaeon LGM-DZ1 genome:
- a CDS encoding methionine adenosyltransferase: MASKKNIYVNGIEQVPVPKRQIEIVERKGIGHPDSVADGVAETVSESLCAMYIKEVGHVLHHNTDQTEVVAGISRPAFGGGVIVKPVYILMDGRATTYIEKDGKEYGLPVESTALRGVRKYLKKTYPYLDVDSDVILDTKLGMGSDDLTGVYKASNFLSNDTSFGVGYAPFSVTDQLTKQTENYINGKLKKTLPEVGQDVKVMCSRVGNDITMTIAAAMVDRFIEDPTAYKSAIEQLTKSVEDFGAGIIDKYGKKEKLKVDVNTGDDYKRGVYYLTVTGLSQEMGDDGSVGRGNRCNGLITPFRPMSMEATSGKNPITHVGKIYNVLSNIIANDVAKVVGGDAEINVRLLSQIGHTISDPLNASINIISDDAQLLDSKIGKWKDEAYAIAADWLDNIDKVSEKIIAGKIQTF; the protein is encoded by the coding sequence ATGGCGTCCAAGAAGAATATTTACGTCAACGGGATCGAGCAGGTCCCCGTCCCCAAGAGGCAGATCGAGATCGTCGAGAGGAAAGGTATCGGCCATCCGGACTCCGTCGCCGACGGTGTCGCCGAGACCGTGTCCGAGTCCCTCTGCGCCATGTACATCAAGGAGGTCGGGCACGTCCTCCACCACAACACCGACCAGACCGAGGTCGTCGCCGGTATCTCCCGCCCCGCCTTCGGCGGAGGAGTGATCGTCAAGCCCGTCTACATCCTCATGGACGGAAGGGCCACCACCTACATCGAGAAGGACGGCAAGGAGTACGGCCTCCCCGTCGAGTCCACCGCCCTCAGGGGCGTCAGGAAGTACCTGAAGAAGACCTATCCCTACCTCGACGTCGACTCCGATGTCATCCTCGACACCAAGCTCGGCATGGGGTCCGACGACCTCACCGGCGTCTACAAGGCGTCCAACTTCCTGTCCAACGACACCTCGTTCGGAGTGGGCTACGCTCCCTTCTCCGTCACCGACCAGCTCACCAAGCAGACCGAGAACTACATCAACGGGAAGCTCAAGAAGACCCTCCCCGAGGTCGGGCAGGACGTCAAGGTCATGTGCTCCAGGGTCGGCAACGACATCACCATGACCATCGCCGCCGCCATGGTCGACAGGTTCATCGAGGACCCCACCGCGTACAAGTCCGCCATCGAGCAGCTCACCAAGTCCGTCGAGGACTTCGGCGCCGGGATCATCGACAAGTACGGGAAAAAGGAGAAGCTCAAGGTCGACGTGAACACCGGGGACGACTACAAGCGCGGCGTCTACTACCTCACCGTCACCGGGCTGTCCCAGGAGATGGGAGACGACGGGTCCGTCGGACGCGGCAACAGGTGCAACGGGCTCATCACCCCGTTCAGGCCCATGTCCATGGAGGCCACCTCCGGCAAGAACCCCATCACCCACGTCGGGAAGATCTACAACGTCCTGTCGAACATCATCGCCAACGATGTCGCCAAGGTCGTCGGCGGCGACGCCGAGATCAACGTCCGCCTGCTCTCGCAGATCGGCCACACCATCTCCGACCCGCTGAACGCCAGCATCAACATTATCTCGGACGATGCCCAGCTGCTCGATTCCAAGATCGGCAAGTGGAAGGACGAGGCCTACGCCATCGCCGCCGACTGGCTCGACAACATCGACAAGGTCTCCGAGAAGATCATCGCCGGCAAGATCCAGACCTTCTGA